The Streptomyces fungicidicus nucleotide sequence CGACACCGTCCGCGCCAACCTGCTGATCGCCCGCCCGGACGCCACCGACGAGGAACTGCGGGACGCCGCGCGGCGCGCCCGCATCCACGACCGCGTCACCGAACTGCCGCGCGGCTACGACTCCGTGGTCGGCGAGGACGCCCGGTTCTCCGGAGGAGAGGCGCAGCGCCTGTCCATCGCCCGGGCGATGCTCGCCGACGCCCCCGTACTCGTCCTGGACGAGGCCACCGCGTACGCGGACCCGGAGTCGGAGGCGGCCGTGCAGGACGCCCTGTCGGAACTCACCCGCGGCCGCACCCTGATGGTCATCGCGCACCGTCTGTCCACGGTGAAGGACGCCGACCAGATCGTCGTCCTCGACGCAGGGCGGGTGGCGGAGCGCGGCACCCACGACGAACTGCTGGCCCTGAACGGCACGTACGCCGGGATGTGGCGGGCCCACGAGCACAGCACCGTCTGGCGGCCCGGCAGCCCGGACGAGTCCGCCGCCGTCCGACCCGCGGTCGAGCCCGCGGCCCCGTCCGCGGTCGAGGAGGCCGTCCGATGATCCGTCAACTGATGTCCGTGGTCGGCCCCGCCGAACGGCGGCTGCTGCGGAAGGTACTCGCGCTCCAGGTCCTCGGCGCGGTCCTGCAGGCGGTGGCGTTCGTACTGATCGTGCCGGTGCTCGAACGGCTGCTGGGCGACGAGCCCGACCAGGCCTGGCCGTGGGTGTGGGCGCTGGCCGCCGCGGCCGCGGCCCAGTCGGTGGTCCACTACTGGGCCACCAAGGCAGGCTTCCAGGCGGGCGCCGCGCTCTCCCGGGTGCTGCACCACCGCATCGGCGACCATGTCTCCGAGCTGCCGCTCGGCTGGTTCGGCCCCACCCGTACCGGGGAACTGAGCACGCTCACCACCCAGTCCGTGATGGGCATCATGCGCGTCCCCGGGTATCTGTTCCGCCCGCTGATCGGCGGACTGCTCACCCCGGCCGCGGTGGTGGTGCTCATGTACCTGTTCGACTGGCGGCTGGCGCTCGCCGCGACCTGCACGGCCCCGTTCATCGCGGTGGTCCTGCGCTGGAGCACCCAGCGCACCGCCACCGCCGACCGGATGCGCGCCGGGACCATGACGGAGGCGGCCAACCGGGTCATCGAGTACGCCGAGGTGCAGCCGGTGCTGCGCGCCTTCCCCGGATCGAGGGCGGCCGGCGGCAGCCGGCTCGACGAGGCGCTGGCCGCGCAGCGGGACGCCGGACGGCAGGTCATGAGGGCCGGCGTGCCGGGCCAGATCGGCTTCACGCTGACGGTGCAGGCGGCCTTCACGGTGATCCTCGTGTACGGCACCTATCTCGCCCTCGGCGGCTCGCTCGACGTGCCCGAGCTGCTGGCCCTGCTGGTGCTCGCCGCGCGGTTCGTGGAGCCGATGGCGGAGGCCGCCAACCTCGGCTCCGCGCTGCGCTCGGCGAGCGCGGCCCTCGGCCGGGTGCAGCGGGTGCTGGACGAGGAGCCGCTGCCCGAACCGGAGCACCCGGCCCACCCGGCCGGCACGGACATCGAGTTCGACGCGGTGGAGTTCGCGTACGACAGCGGCCGCAAGGTGCTGGACGGCGTCGGCTTCCGCATCCCCGAGCACACCATGACCGCGCTGATCGGGCCGTCCGGTTCCGGCAAGACGACGGTCGCCCGGCTGATCGCCCGGTTCTGGGACGTGCACGGGGGCGCCGTGCGCATCGGCGGCGTGGACGTGCGGGAGCTGCCGGCCGAGGACCTGATGTCCCGTATCTCGGTGGTGTTCCAGGACGTCTACCTCTTCGAGGGCACCATCGAGGACAACATCCGGGCCGGCCGTCCCGAGGCGACCGACGAGGAGGTGCGCCGGGCCGCCACCCTGGCGCGGGTCGACGAGATCGCCGAGCGGCTGCCCGGCGGCTGGTCGACGCAGGTCGGCGCGGGCGGCGCGGGCCTGTCCGGCGGTGAGCGGCAGCGCATCTCCATCGCCCGGGCGCTGCTCAAGGACGCGCCGATCGTGCTGCTGGACGAGGCCACGTCGTCCCTGGACCCGGCGAACGAACGGGCCGTCCAGGAGGCCCTGTCGGAGCTGACCCGGGACCGCACCCTGCTGGTGATCGCGCACCGGCTGCAGACGGTGCGGGCCGCCGACCAGATCCTGGTCCTCGACGGCGGGCACATCGTCCAGCGCGGCACGCACGACGAGCTCATCGCCCAGGAGGGCCGCTACGCCGACTTCTGGGCCGAGCGCAGCCGCAGCCGCGGCTGGCGGCTGGCGAAGACCCCCGTGGCCAACTGAGAATCCCCCGGCGGGACCGCTCTCGCGGTCCCGCCGGGGGATCGGTGTGGCCGCCGCTCCCGGTTCACCCCCGTGCCGAGAGCGGCGGCTTCCCCGGTACGCCCGCGATGCCCCAGCGGGTGGCGGGCACCTCCTGGAGGACGACCCAGGTCGCGGCCCGCGCCGAGTCGCCGAAGACCTCGGCGACCGCGTCGGTGATCCGGGCGATCAGCTCCGTCTCGGTGGCGCCGTCCAGTCGGCCCTCGTAGAGCTTGACGTCAATGAGCGGCATGTGAGGTCTCCTTCATGCTCGGTACGGTCGTACGGCTCCCGGTACGGCTCTCGGCGTTCTCGATCACGGCGCGCGCGTCCTCCAGGGCCGCGTCCAGCGCGTCGGCCAGGTGGTCCACCTGCTCGTCGCTCAGCCCCGGATGGCAGGGCAGGTTGACGTGCTCGGTGAACCACAGCTCCTCGGCGACCGGGCACTCGCCGGGCTCATGCCCGCGGGATCGCCACTCCGGCAGCAGATGCAGCGGGAAGTAGCGCAGCTGCACCTCGACGCCCCGCGCGTCGAGCCCCCGCACCAGCGCCTCACGGGTGCCGCGGGGTCCCGACACGAAGCACGTGTACAGGTGCTGGGCGTGGTGCACGCCGGGACGCGGACGGCCGGCCCGGGCGTGCGGATGGCGGTCCACCACCGCGTTCAGCCGCGCCGCGATGGCGCGCCGCCGCTCGACGAGGCTCTCCAGCCGGTCGAGCTGGTGCAGCCCCACCACACAGGCGGCCTCGGACAGCGTCGCGTTGGTGCCGCTGCGGCGCACGCCCAGGCAGGCGTCCCGGTACACCGACGACGAGTACTTCATCCAGGGCAGCAGCTCCGGCGCGTCCAGCGGCGACGCGCTCCCGTCGACGAACACCCCGTCGACCTCGTTCGAGCGCAGCCGGTCGATCCGCTCCGCCCAGTCGTCGCGGTCGAAGGTGAGCATGCCGCCCTCGCCGAGCGTGGTGATGTTCTTCGAGGAGTGGAAGCTGAAGCAGCCGATGTCGCCGAGCGAGCCCGGACGCCGGCCGTCGTAGCGGGCTCCGAGCGCGTGCGCGCAGTCCTCGACGACCAGGATGCCCCGCTCCCTGGCCATGGTCACGATCTCGTCCATCTCGGCGGGCCAGCCGCCGTAGTGGACCAGCAGGATGGCCCGGGTCCGGTCGTTGATCAGGCCCTTCAGCACGGCCGGGTCCATGTTCAGCGACTCGCGGTCGATGTCGCAGAACCGCACCCGGACCTGTCGGTCGAGCAGGGGCTGTACGGTCGCCTGGAACGTCTGCGGGGTGACGACGACCTCGTCGCCCGGCGCCAGGTCGAGCAGGTGGACGGCGAGTTCGAGGGCGACGGTTCCGCTGGTGACGCTCAGCGCGTACCGGGTGCCGGCGTACTCGCTGAAACGCCGCTCGAACCGCTCCCTCCAGGTGCCCATGGACAGTGATTCACCGGATTCGAGCAGCTGTCCGAGAGCCGTCGCCTCCGTCGCACCGAGGATGCTTCCGCGACTCGCGTACGGAACTTTGTAGGCCCCGTGCATAAGTACCCTCCGGCAGGATTCGGGGATTGATTTCCCGTCGCCGACTGGGGCGACGCACCTGACTCTACGATTGTGACCTGCCCGCCGAGAAAGCAAATCGGAGACGCTGACAGCGATTTGACATGCCGTCAATCTCACGGAGAACGCTTGCCTCCGAAGATCCCCCCGGACCATGATTCGGAGCGAACCGAACGAGAGGGTCGTGCACCCAGTCGAACACGAGGGGCGAAGCGTTTATGAAATTCGGCGTGAATTTCTTTCCGGTGATCGATCCCGCGCAGAAGAGCGCCACGGCCTACTACGAGGAGACGCTCCGCCTCGTGGAACTGGCGGAGGCCCTGGACTTTGAACACGTCCAGACGGTGGAGCACTACTTCACCGGGTACGGCGGCTACTCCCCGGACCCGGTCACCCTGCTGACCGCGATGGCCGCCCGCACCAGCCGCATCCGGATCGCCTCGGGCGCGGTCGTCCCCGCCTTCACCCACCCGGTGAAGCTGGCCGGCAAGCTGGCCATGCTCGACCACCTCTCGCACGGCCGGCTCGACGTCGGCTTCGGACGGGGCTTCCTGCCCACGGAGTTCGAGGCGTTCGGCATCCCCATGGACGAGAGCCGGGCCCGGTTCGACGAGGGCGTCGAGGCGTGCGTGCGGCTGTGGAGCGAGGAGGACGTGGTCTTCGAGGGCCGCTTCCACCGCTTCGGCCCCGTCACCCTGCTGCCCCGGCCCTACCAGGCGCCGCACCCGCCGGTCTTCATCGCCTCCGCGACCAGCGCGGAATCCTGCGCGGCCGCCGGCACGGCCGGCCACCACCTCCAGGTGGTGCCGTCGGTCACCAGCGCCGAACAGCTCTCCGCGATGCTGCAGAAGTACCGGGCGGCATGGGACGAGGCGGGCCACGATCCGGCCGCCCGCCGCATTCAGATCAAGTACACCTGCTATCTCGCGGACGACGCCGCTCAGGCCCGCCGCACCGGGGAATTCTACGAGCGTTCCTACATCGAGCACATGGCGAAGGCGGTGGAGCCGCTCGCGAACGGGAACCGGGCCGATTACCCGGGTTACGAGAAATTCCTGGAGAAGGCCCGGAATTACGACTTCGCGGCGTCCCTCGCGGCGAACAAGGTGTTCGCGGGCGACGCGGCACAGGTACGGGCACAGCTGGAGAGGACCCGCGAGGAGTACGGCGCGGACCTGTCCGTCAGCCTGCAGTTCAACCCCGGCGGCCTCGCCTACGGCCTCGCGGCCCGCGCCATGGAGCTGTTCGCCCAGGAGGTGGCCCCCGCCTTCACCGGCTGAGGTGCCCGGCCGGCGGCGGACCCCACGAGCAGCGACAGCTGCTCCACCTGGAAGCGCAGCAGCCGCTGCTCGTCGACGAGTTCGTCGACCCGGGCCCGCAGCCGCCCCAGCTCGCCCCCCTCCTCCGGCCGGCCCGCGCCGCCCCCTCCCCGCACGGGAAGCGGGCGGCGCGGGAGGTCCGGGGGACACGGGTCCCCCGGTGCGGCGGCGGCGCGCGCCCGGGTCTCGTACAGCAGCTCCAGCGCGGCCAGCCGCTCCTCCTCCAGTTCGGCCGCCGCCCCCGCGCACAGCGGACCACTGGTGCTGCCGGCCATCGCGGGACCCCGCCACAGCCCCAGGGCCTCCTCCAGCAGCGCGCAGGCGCCGAGCGGGTCGCCCGCCAGCAGCGTCCCGGCCTTCGCCACGCCCAGCCGGAACCGGGCGCTGTCCAGCTCCTCGGGGCGCGCCTCGAGCACATAGCCGGTGTCACGGGCGACCAGCCGCGGCATGTTGGCCCGCGACGGCTCCGCCTCGATCAGTAGCTGCCGCAGCCGCGACGCGTGGGCCTGGAGGGCGTTCACCGCCTTGCCGGGCGCGCACCCCCTCCACAGCTCGTCGATCAGCCGGGCCGCCGGCACGGGAACGCCGGGCCGGACCAGCAGCGCCCCGAGGAGCTGCCGCTGTTTGGGACTGGTCAGGGGCACCCACCGGTCCGCGACGTCGTCGTGGACCTCGGGGACGCCCAGCACTCGAAACTGCATTCGCACCTCCGTGGTCGCACACCCCTGCTCCGTCCCAGCTGACCCCGGACGGCCGTGCGCCCGCCTGAGTGCCCGGTACTCAACTGGGCCCGCCACCCGCCGGGGCGGGGCGCCGGCGGACTGAGTGGCGGCTACTCACGATCGGCCGCCCGCACCGTGATGGTCTTGTTCGGACGCGAGTCACAGCCACGGGTGAGGAGTTGAGGACGCATGGCGCGGTGGGACGCGGAGGTCGCGGTGGTCGGCCTGGGAGCGTGGGGAGCGTGCGCGCTGTGGCAGCTCGCCGAACGCGGGGTCGACGTCGTCGGCGTCGAACGCCATGAGCCGGGCCACTCCCTGGGCTCCTCGCACGGCGGTTCGCGCATGTTCCGTGTCACCTGCCTGGAGCACCCGGGGCTCGTCCCGCTGGCCCGGCGCTCCCGTGAGCTGTGGAGCCGGCTGGAGGACTCCGCCGACCAGCAGCTGTTCTTCCCGGTCGGCGGCCTGCTGATCGGCCCGAAGGACGGCCGGGTCGCGGGCGGCACGCTGACCGCCGCGTACCGGCACGGCATCGAGGTGAGCACCCTCACCGCGCAGGCGCTGCGCTTCCACTACCCCCGCCATGTGCGGGTGCCCGAGGGCCACATCGGGGTCCGGGAGCCGTCCGCCGGCATCATCCGGCCGGAGCTGTCGATACGCGCGGCGGTGAACCGGGCCGAGAAGTACGGCGCCCGGGTCCTCACCGATACCAGGATCGCCACCTACGACCTGGTGCCCGACGGTGTGGTGCTGCGCACCTCCCAGGGCGAACTGCGCGTGCGGCAGGTGGTGTTCACCGTCGGCTCCTGGCTCTCCTCGCTGGTCGACGGGCTGCCGCTGCGGACCGTGCGGATGCCCATCACCTGGTACCGGCCGCTGGAGCAGGGCGACGAGAGCTTCGCCCTGGAGCAGTTCCCGGTCTTCATGCGGGAGCTGGACGACGGCACGATCCTGTGGGGCAACGGCACGGAGGGCGGCCACGACGTCAAGCTGGGCATCGAGGACCGGGCCGACGCGCTGCCCCTCGACCCCGAGGCGTACGACCGCTCGGTCGGGCCGGGGGACTGGTTCGCCCTGACCTCGCTGCTCCCGGCCAAGCTGCCCGGTCTGGAACCGCTGCCGTCCAAGGTGGCGGTCTGCATGCTGACCCGCACGCCGGACGGGCAGTTCGTCATCGGCCGGCCCGGCGGCGATCCCCGCGTGGTGGTGGCCGGCGGCGACAACGCGCACGGCTTCAAGCACGCCACCGGTATCGGGGAGGCGCTCGCCGAGATCGTGCGGGGCGAGGAGACGACGGTGCCCATCGGCTTCATGTCCCCGAACCGCTTCGGCTGAACCGCGACCCCAGGAGGGCGACCATGACGTCGACACCCACTTCGCAGCAGGCGCCGCTGGTGAGCGCCCGCCAGTTCCGTGACGCGATGGCCGAGCTGGCCTCGCCGGTGACCGTGGTGACCGTCCCGGACGGCACGGGCGGACGCCGGGGCTGCACGGCGAGCTCGGTGACGTCGCTCTCCCTCGACCCGCCGCTCCTCCAGGTCGCCGTCGCCCACACCTCCAGCTGTCACCAGGCCCTGGTCGAGTCGGAGGAGTTCGTCGTCCACGTCCTCGCCGACCGGCACCGCTGGCTGGCCGACCGGTTCGCCCGGCAGAACATCGACCGCTTCGCCGGGTCCGGCTTCACCACCTGGCCCGGCACCGACCTGCCCTGGTTCCCCGACGCGACGGCCGCCTTCCGCTGCCTGACCCGTCAGGCGATCCCGGTCGGCGACCACACCCTCCTGGTCGGCGCCCTCTCCGCCGTACGCCGGGGCCCGTCCCACGACACCCCGTCGGACGCCCTCCTCTGGTACCGCCGCGCCTTCCACACCCTGACCTGACGCCCCGAGCGGCGGTGCCGCCCCCCACCCGGTCGGAAGCTGAGGCGGTGTGCGTGGCCCGCGGGGGCGGTGGCGTTCGTGGGTGGAGTCGGGCGGGGCGTGCCCGGGCGTGGCCCGGAGGCGATGGTGGTGGGGGTTTTGGTCGGTGGGTCCGTGGGTGGGGTCAGGCGGTGGGGGTCAAGGCGGTGGATTCCAGCCAGCGCTCGGTGACCAGGCGGGCCAGCTCCGGGGCGTCCCCGAGCGGTGCGGAGAGGACCTCCGCGCGGGCCGCCACCGCCTCGGCGGCGATGCGGTCGGGGAGCAGGCCGGGAGCCAGTACGTACGGGGCGACCGCCACCCGGCGCACGCCCCGCGCGCGCAGCTCCCGCACCACCGTGCCGGGCCGGGGCTGCGGACCGGTGACGAACGCCGGCCGCACCGCGCGCCAGCCGGCGCGCCGCAGCTCCCGGGCCGCCGCGCCGACCGACTCGATCGCCTCCGGGTCGCGGGAACCCGCCCCGGCCAGCACCACCGCGGTCGTGGACCGGT carries:
- a CDS encoding ABC transporter ATP-binding protein codes for the protein MIRQLMSVVGPAERRLLRKVLALQVLGAVLQAVAFVLIVPVLERLLGDEPDQAWPWVWALAAAAAAQSVVHYWATKAGFQAGAALSRVLHHRIGDHVSELPLGWFGPTRTGELSTLTTQSVMGIMRVPGYLFRPLIGGLLTPAAVVVLMYLFDWRLALAATCTAPFIAVVLRWSTQRTATADRMRAGTMTEAANRVIEYAEVQPVLRAFPGSRAAGGSRLDEALAAQRDAGRQVMRAGVPGQIGFTLTVQAAFTVILVYGTYLALGGSLDVPELLALLVLAARFVEPMAEAANLGSALRSASAALGRVQRVLDEEPLPEPEHPAHPAGTDIEFDAVEFAYDSGRKVLDGVGFRIPEHTMTALIGPSGSGKTTVARLIARFWDVHGGAVRIGGVDVRELPAEDLMSRISVVFQDVYLFEGTIEDNIRAGRPEATDEEVRRAATLARVDEIAERLPGGWSTQVGAGGAGLSGGERQRISIARALLKDAPIVLLDEATSSLDPANERAVQEALSELTRDRTLLVIAHRLQTVRAADQILVLDGGHIVQRGTHDELIAQEGRYADFWAERSRSRGWRLAKTPVAN
- a CDS encoding AfsR/SARP family transcriptional regulator yields the protein MQFRVLGVPEVHDDVADRWVPLTSPKQRQLLGALLVRPGVPVPAARLIDELWRGCAPGKAVNALQAHASRLRQLLIEAEPSRANMPRLVARDTGYVLEARPEELDSARFRLGVAKAGTLLAGDPLGACALLEEALGLWRGPAMAGSTSGPLCAGAAAELEEERLAALELLYETRARAAAAPGDPCPPDLPRRPLPVRGGGGAGRPEEGGELGRLRARVDELVDEQRLLRFQVEQLSLLVGSAAGRAPQPVKAGATSWANSSMARAARP
- a CDS encoding LLM class flavin-dependent oxidoreductase; amino-acid sequence: MNFFPVIDPAQKSATAYYEETLRLVELAEALDFEHVQTVEHYFTGYGGYSPDPVTLLTAMAARTSRIRIASGAVVPAFTHPVKLAGKLAMLDHLSHGRLDVGFGRGFLPTEFEAFGIPMDESRARFDEGVEACVRLWSEEDVVFEGRFHRFGPVTLLPRPYQAPHPPVFIASATSAESCAAAGTAGHHLQVVPSVTSAEQLSAMLQKYRAAWDEAGHDPAARRIQIKYTCYLADDAAQARRTGEFYERSYIEHMAKAVEPLANGNRADYPGYEKFLEKARNYDFAASLAANKVFAGDAAQVRAQLERTREEYGADLSVSLQFNPGGLAYGLAARAMELFAQEVAPAFTG
- a CDS encoding flavin reductase family protein — its product is MTSTPTSQQAPLVSARQFRDAMAELASPVTVVTVPDGTGGRRGCTASSVTSLSLDPPLLQVAVAHTSSCHQALVESEEFVVHVLADRHRWLADRFARQNIDRFAGSGFTTWPGTDLPWFPDATAAFRCLTRQAIPVGDHTLLVGALSAVRRGPSHDTPSDALLWYRRAFHTLT
- a CDS encoding DegT/DnrJ/EryC1/StrS family aminotransferase, which produces MHGAYKVPYASRGSILGATEATALGQLLESGESLSMGTWRERFERRFSEYAGTRYALSVTSGTVALELAVHLLDLAPGDEVVVTPQTFQATVQPLLDRQVRVRFCDIDRESLNMDPAVLKGLINDRTRAILLVHYGGWPAEMDEIVTMARERGILVVEDCAHALGARYDGRRPGSLGDIGCFSFHSSKNITTLGEGGMLTFDRDDWAERIDRLRSNEVDGVFVDGSASPLDAPELLPWMKYSSSVYRDACLGVRRSGTNATLSEAACVVGLHQLDRLESLVERRRAIAARLNAVVDRHPHARAGRPRPGVHHAQHLYTCFVSGPRGTREALVRGLDARGVEVQLRYFPLHLLPEWRSRGHEPGECPVAEELWFTEHVNLPCHPGLSDEQVDHLADALDAALEDARAVIENAESRTGSRTTVPSMKETSHAAH
- a CDS encoding tautomerase family protein; the protein is MPLIDVKLYEGRLDGATETELIARITDAVAEVFGDSARAATWVVLQEVPATRWGIAGVPGKPPLSARG
- the solA gene encoding N-methyl-L-tryptophan oxidase, yielding MARWDAEVAVVGLGAWGACALWQLAERGVDVVGVERHEPGHSLGSSHGGSRMFRVTCLEHPGLVPLARRSRELWSRLEDSADQQLFFPVGGLLIGPKDGRVAGGTLTAAYRHGIEVSTLTAQALRFHYPRHVRVPEGHIGVREPSAGIIRPELSIRAAVNRAEKYGARVLTDTRIATYDLVPDGVVLRTSQGELRVRQVVFTVGSWLSSLVDGLPLRTVRMPITWYRPLEQGDESFALEQFPVFMRELDDGTILWGNGTEGGHDVKLGIEDRADALPLDPEAYDRSVGPGDWFALTSLLPAKLPGLEPLPSKVAVCMLTRTPDGQFVIGRPGGDPRVVVAGGDNAHGFKHATGIGEALAEIVRGEETTVPIGFMSPNRFG